Genomic segment of bacterium:
GCCGTCTGCCTCGGCGGCGGCAGCAACGTGCTGGCCGACGATCGCGGCTTCTGCGGCCTGATCGGCGTGATGGCCGACGACGCGCTGGAGATCCGCGGCGACACCGTCCGGGCCGCCGCGGGCATCCCCCTGGACCGGCTGGTCGTCGAGAGCCTGCAGGCGGGCCTGACGGGCCTGGAATTCGCGTCGGGCATCCCGGGCAGCCTGGGCGGCGCCCTGGTCGGCAACGCCGGCTGCTACGGCCACGAGATCGGCGAGTTCCTGCGCGAAGCCACCGTCCTGCGGGAAGACGGCCGTGTCGACACGGTCGGGCCGGAAGCTTTCGGGTTCGCCTACCGCCAGACCGCTTTCAAGGAGAGCCGGGACCTCATCCTCGGCGCCGTGCTGTCGCTCCAGCGCGGCGACCTGGCGACCGCCCACGCCGAGCGCGCCGACCACCTGGCGTCGCGGCACGCCAAGCACCCCGTCGAGCTCCCCTGTGCCGGCAGCTGGTTCAAGAACCTGCCGCCGGCCGAACCCGGCGGGCGGCGGCAGCCGGCCGGCGCGTTGCTGGAGGCCGTCGGGGCGAAGACGATGAGGATCGGCGACGCGGGCGTCTTCACGGGACACGCCAACATCATCGTCAATCTGGGGCGCGCCCGCAGCGATGACGTCCTGGCGCTGGCCGCGCAGATGCGGGCGGCCGTCCTGGACCGCTTCGGGGTCCGGCTCGAGGCCGAAGTCCGTCACCTGTCCTGGCTTGCGGAGCCGCCCTGGCCGGGGGATCCCTGGGCCTTTCGGGGTTGACACCGGGCCGGCAAGATCCGACATTCAGGTCCACGGGATAGCGTCGCAACGGGACAGGAGCTGACCATGCATCAGAAACTGTTGGCCCTCGGGATTTGCCTGTCGGTGTTCGCCTGCGCGGACGCCGGCGCGCAGGAGCAGCAGGTCGGCGAGAAGTCGTACAACCTGCGCCACTCCACCCTCGAGGAGCAGCAGGCGGCCCAGGCCGCGGAAGAGGTCCAGCAGGTCGATTACGAGCCGATCATCGACGAGCGCACGCTCGAGACCTCCCTCACGCTGGGCTTCTGGATGCTGGACAAGACCCTGCTGGAGCACGACAACATCATCTACAAGTACACCAGCGAGGACACCTACTTCGGCGACGTCGTCATCAAGGGGCAGTCCGCCTTCAACCCCCAGCTGCGGTTGAACTACAACCTCTACCCCTGGTTCTCGTTGGAGCCGGTCTTCGGCGTCTCGGTGTCCGAGTACACGGCCACGGTCGCGAATCCCCGCTCGCTCTCCAACCAGGCGACCGGCTCCGGCGGGTACACCCTCGAGGACGTGGAGGGCATCGGCGAGTACGACGCCGAGAACCGCTCGATCATCACCCTGAGCACGGGGCTGAACGCGGTCTTCTACCCCCACGACTACGGCAACTTCGCCAAGGGACGCTGGCACCCCTACGTGCAGGGCGGCGTCACGCGCACCTGGCTGAGCATCAACTCCGACTACACGGGCGACAGCGCCGACTCCTGGGACCTCAACGGCGGCGGCGGCATCCGGCTCGTCGCGGACAAGCTCATCAGCATCCGCTTCGAGGTGCTCTTCCACCACATGACGGTGGAATTCGAGCCGAAGGATTCGTTCCGCGTCATGGACGAGGGCGAGACCAGGATCCCCGTCTACGAATACATCGAAGGCATCGGCCCGCAGACCGTGACCGGCTACACCTCGCAGACGCTCAACACGATGAGCTGGGCCCTGGGGTTCACGGCCAACTTCTAGACCTCGACCACGACACGCAAGGGAAGGGCGGCCCCCGCGGGCCGCCCTTCCCTCATGCCCCGCACGCGTCAGGCGAGCGAGGCGATCTGTTCCCGCCTGTAGGAAAGCGCCTCGACCACGTCGTCGCGGTTCGCCAGCGACCGGTCGCCGAGCGCGGCCAGGGTGCGCGCCACGCCGGCGCAACGCATCAGCGAGCGCACGGTCAAACCCAGCGAGCCGCCGGCCGCCTCGAGCAGGGCGGCCGCGGGAGCGTCCATCAGGCCGCGCGCCTCCGCGAGCGAGGCCGGACGCGCCCGGCGGGAGTCCGCCAGGCGGGCGTTCCCGGCCTCGACCTCCCCGACCGCACACTCCCAGAGGCGTCGCGGGTCGGCGACGTCGCCGCCGCGCAGGGGATCCTCGGGCTCCTCCAGTTCGGCGAAGATGTCGATGCGGTCCAGCAGGGGACCCGACAGGCGGCTGCGGTGGGCCGCCCGCAGGCGTTCGGTGCAGCGGCACGGACGCCGCCGGCTGCCGTACCAGCCGCAGCGGCAGGGGTTCATCGCCGCGACGAGTTGGACGTCGGCCGGCCAGAACCTGACGCCGGCGCCCCGGGCGACGGCCACCCGCCCCTCCTCCAGCGGCTCGCGCAGCGCGTCCAGGACGCTCGGCGTGAACTCCGAGACCTCGTCCAGGAACAGGATGCCCCGGTGCGCCAGCGTGACCTCGCCGGGCCGCAACGACGCGCCACCGCCCAACAGGCCGGCGCGGGTCGCGGTGTGGTGGGGCGCGCGGAACGGCCGGCGCAAGTCCGGCGCCGGCGGCGACAGCAGGCCGGCGGCGCCGTGGATGCGGGCGACCTCCAGCGACTCCGCCCGGGTCAGTTCCGGCTGCAGCGATCCCACCACGCGCGAGAGCTGGGTCTTGCCCGTCCCCGGCGGCCCCACCAGCAGCAGGTCGTGCCGCCCCGCCGCGGCCAGGACGGCCAACCGACGGGCGCGGGCCGGCGCGAGGGACAGGAACGCCAGCTGGGAGGGGGGCGGGCTGCGTCCGGCCAGCGTCGGCGACTCGGCAATGATCTCGTGCAGACGCCCCCTGCCGGCGCGCCATTGCGCCACTTCGGCCAGCGTCCCCGCCGCCAGGATCGTCACCTCCGGCACCAGGGCCGCCTCCCGGGCCTGGCTGCGCGGGACGACGAACAGGCGCCGCCCTTCGGCGGCGGCGGCGGTCACGATCGCGAGCAGCCCCCTGACCGGGCGCAGGGAGCCGTCCAGAGACAGCTCCCCCAGCAGCACCGCCTCGCCGCGTCCGCCGGGATCGGCGCGCTCCGTCACGCCGCAGACGCCCACGGCGATGGCCAGGTCCACCGACGGCCCCTTCTTCTCGACATCCGCCGGCGCGAGGTTCACCACGACCCGGCCCTTGGGCCAGGACAACCCGCTGTTGCGCAGGGCCGACAGGACGCGTTCCCGGCTCTCGCGCACGGCGGTCGAGGGCAGGCCGACCAGCTGGAAGGAAGGCAGCCCCCGTCCGGCGTCCACCTCCACGACCACTTCGAAACCGTCGATGCCGTCGAGCGAACCGCTGCGGATGCGTTGGATCATGGCCCCTCCCCGCCGGGTTCCAGCGAGTTCCGGGCCCTGGCGCGGGTAGAGGCGCGGAACGGCCGCCGGTGGAGGCGGGAGGCGTCGCAAGGCGGGATGTTGCGGCCCGTGCCGTCCCGGACGTCGCCCACCGCGGTCGACACCCGTGACGAGGGAAGAGCCCGGGGTTTCCCCCGGGCTCTTCCCGTGTCGCGCTTCGTGGTCGCGGATCCGGCGGAACCTAGCGGAACAGGCTCTTGACGCCGCCCCAGCTGGAATCCTCGTTGGGCGTGGGGTCGTAGGGGAAGATGACCTTCACGCCGAAGAGGTAGTGGTAGCCGGCGGGGACCGTGAAGAACGGGAACCAGGGCTCGGCGACGCCGGTGCCGGCGAAGGTCCAGTCGTTCAGCGGGTAGTCCATCGCGGAGAGCGTGCCCAGCTCGCTGCCGCCGTTCATGTCACAGGTGCCGATGCCGGCGCCGGAGTACTGTCCGAATCCGAAGGGATCGTTCAGGTCCAGCGTCCAGCCGTTGTCGACGGCGGCCTGCAGCAGCAGCGTGCCGTCGGTGAACGTGGCCGGGGCCGCGTAGCTGCCCCCCGTGCCGCCGGCGATGGCGTCCGCGTAGATCTGCAGGGTGCCGCCGCTGAACGCGTAGTCCTTCGTCAGCGCGGTCCCGTTGAAGTCGTAGCTGTCGACGACCATGCCGGTGACGGCCACCGTGTACTGGTTGGCGGAGAAATCCACGGGGATCGGCGTGGGCGTGCTGACCGGGGGATTGGCGATCCCGTAGACGGTCATCACGGCGCCGACCTGGCCGGGGCCGGGAGCGAATTTCGCGTAACCCTCGAAGGTGAACTCGACCTGTCCCAGAGCGGGGACGGCCGCACAAAGGGCCAGGGCCAGCGTCATCCCGATCACCCGGCTCCGATTCATCTGCAGTTGCTTCATGGCGCCCTCCTTCCGCTCGTTTTAACGGTACAGGTTCTTGACCTCGCCCCAGGACTGGAGCTCGGTCGGGATCGTGCCGTCGTAGTAGATGTGGCCGTCGGTCTCCACGTCGTACCCGTCGGGGATCGTGGCGTCGTTGAGCACGGTGCCCGCGAGCGTCAGCCCGTTGGGGTTCTGGAGTTCCTGGCCCAGCTCGGTGAAGTGGGAGCCGAGCTCGAACACCAGCATGCCGACGTAGCTGCCGACGCCGGTGGTCGGGTTGTAGGTCAGCGAGAAGTTGGTGAAGGCGCCGTGCAGGTACACGTCGCCGTCGCTGAAGGTGGCCATCGCCAGGGGATCCGGGGGCGCGACGCCGTAGTCCGGCATCGTGTAGCCGGCCGACAGGTACGCCTGCGCGAGGATGTCGATGCTGCCGCCCGTGTAGTAGATCCGGTAGCTGCCGTTGCCGAGCGCCTGGGCGCCGCCGGACACGAGGCCGCCGATGACCCAGGTGTACTCGTAGTCGGCGGTGCTCCAGGACAGCGGCGCGCTGATGTTGTCGACGTAGCCGACACCCGCCAGCACGTCGCCGACGTTGCTCGGCGGGAAGCCGACCACGCCGGGATCGTTGTCCGACTCGAAGAGATAGCCGATGGTGTCCATGACGTCGCTCTGGGCCCAAGCCGACCCGGCGACGCATGCCAACAACAGCACCCCTGTCACCCACAATTTCTTCATGGTGTCCCCCCGATCCGTCTGTGGCTGCGACGACGCGGCCTCGATGATGCGGACGATCCTATCGGATTCAGCTCGTTCGATGCTTGCGACGGTCTCCGTTCGACGGGAACGGCGCCGGGCACCGGGGCGGGTCGAGCAACTCGTGTCGGGATTCCTGTAAACCTCGACCCCCACACTTTACAACCCCGATCTCGTGTTGCGCAATGACAGAATAGGAAAAAATACGGCCTCCAGGCACATCGCCGGGCTCTATTAATCAAAAATACGGAGGCTCCATCAAGGAGCCTCCGTGAATCCGGACCGGGATCGTGTTCCATCAATTCCCGGTGGACGCGCAGCCTAGAGGTCCTGGGGCCGGACCGTCTTGCGGCCGTTGGCGATCGCGCGCTGTTCGGCCTTCTTGATCAGCTCGTTGACCTTGGCGTCGAGGGCGTCGTAGAACTCGCCGGAAACGTTGCACTGCGTGACGGCTTCCTTCGTCTTGCTCTTGCTGATGATCATGGCGGCCTCGATTCTCCTGAAGGGTGAAACCTCGGGCGACGACGTCGCCCGGCGAAGGGATCGCATCGGGCAAGGCGGGATCTTGGCGAATCCGACCGGCGGTGTCAACGGGATTCGCAGCGGCACACAATGCCCTCGACACCCGCGGGCGTCAAGGCTAAGTTTCGCCGGCCGCTCCCCGCGAACCGACCCCGCAGGAGGAACCATGACCAAGGACGACCGCACCGCCGCGCGCCTCGACGCCTACCTGCTCGCCCATCGCGACCGCCACGTGGCCCAGCTCTGCGACTGGCTGCGCATCCCCAGCGTCAGTTCCCAGTCCGACCACGACGGGGACACCCGCCGCGCGGCGGCCTTCATCGCCGACGAGCTGCGCGGCCTCGGCCTGGTGGTCGAGGTGATCCCCACCGAGGGCCATCCGCTGGTCTACGCCGAGACCGAGCAGCGCGCCGACCGGCGCACGCTGCTCTTCTACGGCCACTACGACGTGCAGCCGACCGACCCCCTCGACCAGTGGCTCTCCCCCCCCTTCGAGCCCGCGATCCGTGACGGCGTCATCTACGCGCGCGGTTCCAGCGACGACAAGGGACAGCTCTACACCCACGTCAAGGCGCTGGAGGCCTGGCTCGCCACGGGCGAACCGCTGCCGGTGAACGTGAAGTTCATCATCGAGGGCGAGGAGGAGTGCGGCGGCCCGGCCGTCTACCGCTACGTCGAGCAGCACCCGGACCGCCTGGCTTGCGACGCCGTGGTGATCAGCGACACGAGCCTCTACGACGAGAAGACCCCGGCGATCTGCTACAGCCTGCGCGGGCTGAGCTTCATGCAGGTCGACGTCGCCGGTCCCCGCGCGGACCTGCACTCCGGCAGCTTCGGCGGCGTGGTGCAGAACCCGGGCAACGCCCTGGCCGCGATCGTCGCCGGCCTGAAGGACGCCGACGGCCGCGTGCTGATCCCCGGCTTCTACGACGCCGTGCGGGAGCTGGACGCCGAGGAGCGCCGCGCCTTCGCCTCGCTGGGCTTCACCGACGAGGTCCTGCTGCGCGACACCGGCTCCCCCTCGCCGTACGGCGAGCGCGGCTACTCCACGCTCGAGCGGATGTGGGCGCGCCCGACCTGCGACGTCAACGGCATGTGGAGCGGCTACCAGGGCGAGGGCGCCAAGACCATCATCCCGGCGCAGGCCGGCGCGAAGGTCAGCATGCGGCTGGTGCCCGACCAGGATCCCGCGGAGATCGCCCGCCTGTTCGAGCGCCACGTCATGGCGAACGCGCCCGCGGGCGTCGGCGTGAAGGTGACCTACCTGCACGGGGCGTCGCCGGTGATGGTGCCGCGCGCTTCGTCGATGATGAGCGCGGGCGTCCGCGCCATGACCCGCGGCTTCGGCCGCGAGCCGGTGTTCATCCGCGAGGGTGGTTCGATCCCGATCGTCGGGACCTTCCAGTCGTGCTTGAAGTCGCCCGTGCTGCTGCTGGGCTACGGGCTGCCGAACGACAACATCCATTCGCCCAACGAGAAGTTCCACCTCGAGAACTTCTTCAACGGCATCGCCACCACCGCGGCCCTGTTCGGCGAAGCCGCTGGGGCCTGATCCCGCCCACGACGACGGGGCACCCCCGTGGGGGCGCCCCGTTTGACAGTTCCCCGCCCAGCGTGTAGCTTTTGCGCCCCGGACGTCCCCTTCGTCTAGTGGTTAGGACACCGCCCTTTCACGGCGGCAGCACGGGTTCGAGCCCCGTAGGGGACGCCAAACTCCCTCAGGCGTTCGCGACCAGGATCCCGCCGAGCACCACCAACGCCGCCCCGGCGAGCAGCTTCGCCAGCTGGACGTCCCGCCATTCGGCGTAGACGACCAGCGCCAGCGCCACGACCACCAGCGTGTTCATGTTGTAGAGCGGCGCCAGCTTCGACAGGGGCGCGCCGAAGCGGGTCAGGGCGATCAGGACCAGGGCCATGCCCAGCCCCCAGCTGGCGCCAACGCCTCCGGCCAGCAGGCCGGCGCGCCAGCTCGAGGCGTTGTCGACACGCGCGAACACGAACGCGATCCCGACCAGGACCACGCCCGCGCCGGTGCAGAGCAGGTAGGGGCCGACGCCGGCGCCGGCGCGGCCGGCCGCCTTCTGCAGGATCCCCGTCGCGCCGAACAGCAGGGCCGGCAGCACCCCGCCGACCAGCAGTCCCTTCCACGATGGCGGCACGTCGTCCCCTTCCGCGCCCGGCGCGACGAGGGCCGCCTCCCGGCCGGGGAGACGGCCCCGCGCGCGGAGCGTTCGCGATCAGCGGTACATGCTCTTGACGGCGCCCCAGGCCGCGTCGTCGTTGGCGACGGCCTGGCAGTTACTCGTGTGCAGGCCCAGGAAACCGAACGCGTCGACCGCGTTGCAGACCCACGAGGCGGCCGGGACGAAGGCGTCGTTGGGCACGGTGTCGCCGCAGCAGACGTCGACGCCGCGCACCAGGGTGTGGTCGAGCGTCGTGCAGGGGTTGACGCCCCAGGCCGTGCCGGGATCGAGACCCACCTGGCCGATGACGTCGACGATCGAGCCGCCGAGCTTCAGGACGACCGCGTCGTCGCCGTTGAAGTTCACGACACTGCCGTTGTACAGCACGTCGGACTGGCCGGTGATCGCCGCGTTGGCCATCGAGTGGCCGATGACGAACACGTCGCCGTTGTGCAGGACCCCGCTGAAGGAGACGGTGGCCGACGGCGTCGAGGCGCCGTTGGCATAGAGCTCGACCGAGACCCGCGACAGGTCGACGTCCGCCTCGGTGGCGTTGTAGATCTCCAGCGCCTTGTTGTAGCCGGTGCCCTCGATGTACTCGGAGAAGTAGAGGCAAGTGGACTGCGCGGCGGCCGCGCCGGCGAGACCGAGCAGCAGGGAGGCGGTCAGGATGTACTTGAGCGAGCGCATGTCTTGGTTCCTCCCGGGAACGGATGGTCGGACGGGTTCGGGCCCTGCGGTACCGGTCAGGGCAGGCCGTTCGCGGTCCCTCCTGCGACCAGGCACCGCCTCGACTCTAACAGACGGCGGCCGGACCGGGCCGAAAAAATCGACACGCTGATATCAAAAAAGGACCGCCCCCGTGGGGAGGCGGTCCTTCGTTCATCACCGGACCTGGATCAGCGATAGATCGCCTTGATCGCGCTCCAGCTCTGGTCCTCGCTGGAAACGGCGAGGCAGTCGGGGTTGCGCACCGAGCCGCTGTAGCGCGGCGCCGGCGTGCCGATGGTGAAGTCGGCCAGGTTGTTGTCGGTGTCGATCATGCCGCCGCTGTTGCGGAAAGCGGC
This window contains:
- a CDS encoding DUF1931 domain-containing protein, with translation MIISKSKTKEAVTQCNVSGEFYDALDAKVNELIKKAEQRAIANGRKTVRPQDL
- the murB gene encoding UDP-N-acetylmuramate dehydrogenase, which produces MRRSHPERFLPGVPLSTVTALRIGGPALGLAWLRNSGDAKRFLEFARDAEIPAVCLGGGSNVLADDRGFCGLIGVMADDALEIRGDTVRAAAGIPLDRLVVESLQAGLTGLEFASGIPGSLGGALVGNAGCYGHEIGEFLREATVLREDGRVDTVGPEAFGFAYRQTAFKESRDLILGAVLSLQRGDLATAHAERADHLASRHAKHPVELPCAGSWFKNLPPAEPGGRRQPAGALLEAVGAKTMRIGDAGVFTGHANIIVNLGRARSDDVLALAAQMRAAVLDRFGVRLEAEVRHLSWLAEPPWPGDPWAFRG
- a CDS encoding YifB family Mg chelatase-like AAA ATPase; translation: MIQRIRSGSLDGIDGFEVVVEVDAGRGLPSFQLVGLPSTAVRESRERVLSALRNSGLSWPKGRVVVNLAPADVEKKGPSVDLAIAVGVCGVTERADPGGRGEAVLLGELSLDGSLRPVRGLLAIVTAAAAEGRRLFVVPRSQAREAALVPEVTILAAGTLAEVAQWRAGRGRLHEIIAESPTLAGRSPPPSQLAFLSLAPARARRLAVLAAAGRHDLLLVGPPGTGKTQLSRVVGSLQPELTRAESLEVARIHGAAGLLSPPAPDLRRPFRAPHHTATRAGLLGGGASLRPGEVTLAHRGILFLDEVSEFTPSVLDALREPLEEGRVAVARGAGVRFWPADVQLVAAMNPCRCGWYGSRRRPCRCTERLRAAHRSRLSGPLLDRIDIFAELEEPEDPLRGGDVADPRRLWECAVGEVEAGNARLADSRRARPASLAEARGLMDAPAAALLEAAGGSLGLTVRSLMRCAGVARTLAALGDRSLANRDDVVEALSYRREQIASLA
- a CDS encoding lamin tail domain-containing protein; translated protein: MRSLKYILTASLLLGLAGAAAAQSTCLYFSEYIEGTGYNKALEIYNATEADVDLSRVSVELYANGASTPSATVSFSGVLHNGDVFVIGHSMANAAITGQSDVLYNGSVVNFNGDDAVVLKLGGSIVDVIGQVGLDPGTAWGVNPCTTLDHTLVRGVDVCCGDTVPNDAFVPAASWVCNAVDAFGFLGLHTSNCQAVANDDAAWGAVKSMYR
- a CDS encoding dipeptidase, which gives rise to MTKDDRTAARLDAYLLAHRDRHVAQLCDWLRIPSVSSQSDHDGDTRRAAAFIADELRGLGLVVEVIPTEGHPLVYAETEQRADRRTLLFYGHYDVQPTDPLDQWLSPPFEPAIRDGVIYARGSSDDKGQLYTHVKALEAWLATGEPLPVNVKFIIEGEEECGGPAVYRYVEQHPDRLACDAVVISDTSLYDEKTPAICYSLRGLSFMQVDVAGPRADLHSGSFGGVVQNPGNALAAIVAGLKDADGRVLIPGFYDAVRELDAEERRAFASLGFTDEVLLRDTGSPSPYGERGYSTLERMWARPTCDVNGMWSGYQGEGAKTIIPAQAGAKVSMRLVPDQDPAEIARLFERHVMANAPAGVGVKVTYLHGASPVMVPRASSMMSAGVRAMTRGFGREPVFIREGGSIPIVGTFQSCLKSPVLLLGYGLPNDNIHSPNEKFHLENFFNGIATTAALFGEAAGA